Genomic segment of Grus americana isolate bGruAme1 chromosome 27, bGruAme1.mat, whole genome shotgun sequence:
attttgctcttcatggtgcctgcagcccccaccagctccagctcagCTCTGGCTTTCCTAAACACATGCCCGCATGCTCAGGTCAtctttctaaattcctccttcaTAGCCTGTCCCAGCTTCCACCTCCTCATCGTTGTGTTGTGGCTCCCATCCGTGACCCATCcctgcccctgtgcagccccactgccccacacatgcccccagggcccccatCATCAGACACTGCACAGGACAGGGTGTGTTTGGGGCAGGGACACGTCCTCCACCACAAGTGCCCATGCCAGACCTCAGTGTCcatcctcagcagccctccttcttctgcagccaagcagtgcccagccccagccaagccccagcTATGCCCCATGCACGGGTTCCCAGACAGCCCTGCTCGGGGCTCTGCCAAGgtctgggcaaggcaggaggctggggcagggctggctgtttccccaacacaggcaccaagaccaacagcaggaaggagatggccACAGAGCCCAACCACCAAGAACTGGGGGAGTgaccagggctggaaatggctgatgggagaggctggggggtgatgaatgccctggggcaccttctcgctctctccaTGCCACCAAGAGTCCCGGCCAGGGGACAGAAGAGCCTGCTGCCAGTGggtgcctgcagaaagaggtttccctttctcattgattcctcctttcaggcacagaaatgccCCTTTGATCTCCTCCTGAgtcatccctgctctgcagagagcctttccccaggtgagcgtgtctgtgctggcctggccagcCGTTCCTGGTTCCCTCCCcatgctccctgcagggccccaagctggtggggctgctctgcagagcaaggggGCTGTGGTTCCCCGGGGCCATGGGGTGACCCTGCACTGGCCATGCTGGtcagggtgggaagcagagccagccagaggggatcacagctgctgagcccctttccatcttccctgatGGCTCAGAAGACAAGGACAGTGCTTGGCAGGACCATGGTGTGTCTCCAGTGGCacaaagggcaggggagggctgcactAGGTCCAGCCCACAGGGTTTCCATGAGGGTGTGATGAACCACTGTCTAGACTTAtgtccctttgccttctggctcctcacagcctctcctggcaTTGCAGAGCCCTTGTTAGCCCATGGTCTCCTCAGGTTTGCTTCTCCTCTGGGACACTCCTCCTTGGATTGTCACTCATTTTATGAGGTGCCACTCTCTGCCACCTCATACTCACACACTGTCCCTGGAGATCCCCTCACTTCTCCTGGCAGATCTCCATTCTTTTCCAGACTGAtatctgccatcagccccactgcaggtgggacagcaccaggcagaTAAGCTGATAAGGTACACGAGACCTTGGGGGTAACAGCAatgccaggacacagcaggacagtgtggaagggaggagagagcagccctgtccaggccatctcctgctgctggccttggccatggctccagggcagcagcagccccgacgtgaaggcagcagagagggagtgACCGCtgaggcagcgaggggcagccCCAAGGGCAACCCAGGCTGCTACtccatggggcagctgggcatttggctcctgaaccctcctgcatgctggggctgctcccccagctccagaggagatgtgcaCAGATGGGAGCTGAGCGAATTaacttcccactgctttctccatggagTTTATCTAAACAGGCAGCCTGGACCCATATGTACATGAGGTGTTTGGGTCAAGTAAAAAGAGGTAACAGGCTAAGAATACTAATATCAcaggtataaaataaacaaaaaacctaagaagaaaagaagcacacaaaaaaatacagacccaTATCAAGAAAAGCTACTCCTGGCTcttcctgaaatacagaggGAGCCCTGGTGGGATAATGGGGGTCTTCTTGATCTGAAGTAGATTGTATTCAAATAGTTTCCACAGGGCATCTATGatttcctggttcctcatgctgtagatgagggggttcactgctggaggcaccaccgagtacagaactgccaccaccaggtccagggatggggaagagatggaggggggcttcaggtaggaaAATATGCCTGTGCTGACAAggagggagaccacggccaggtgagggaggcacatggaaaaggctttgtgccgtccctgctcagagggcatcctcagcacggccctgaagatctgcacataggacagcacaatgaaaacaaaacacccaaaacctaaaaaacagcttaatataagaagcccaacttccctgaggtaggcatctgagcaggagagcttgaggatctgggggataTCACAGAAAAACTGTTCTACAGTATTAccatggcagagtggtatagaaaatgtattggccatgtgcagcacagcatagagaaacccagtgccccaggcagctgctgccatgtggacacaagctctgctgcccaggagggtcccgtagtgcaggggttggcagatggcaatgtagcgatcgtaggccatgacagtgagaagggcgtactcagctccaagcaagaagaaaaatagaaagactTGAGCAGCGCATCCTGCATAGGAGATGGACCTGTTGTCCCAGAGTGAGTTGGCCATCACTTTAGGGACCGTGATAGAGATGGTACCAAGGTCgaggatggagaggttgaggaggaagaagtacatgggggtgtggaagtggtggtcgcaggctatggcagtgatgatgaggccattgcccaggagagcagccaggtagatgcccaggaagagccagaagtgcaagagctgcagctcccgtgtgtctgcgaatgccaggaggaggaactcagtgatggagctgctgttggacatttgctgtttcttggcATGGGGGCCAGTTCTAATAAcaaaaggacagggaaaagttaggacagaatccactgagaaaaaacactctctttttcaaagaaacaccCCCCagttgaaatgcattttctttctctgttttgtgctggctgagtgtgttgtgaggagctgaggagtcagctgtgctcagctgcagtgggtacatggagctggtttgtgacagctCCAATGTTTTAAACCCATGTCAGATGCAATCcacatttaatggaaaaattcaaTCTCTGATCTCACAACTCAGAAGAGTGCGGGCTGGAGAAGAGAGACTTAGCATGCTAATAtgagtgttttctgtgttttcattttccacaatcACATCTGGGGAGTTTTCTTCTGAGGGTTAGAAATGCTCATTTCataatggaaaatgggaagagtcttgagacaggacaggcaaaagggctcagctctttgtagcttagtgcaggGTCCggagagctgcagtgtcctTTAGACTGTTATGCACCTGCCCTGCActgttgcttctgctgccttgaagatgatgccaaacagaaattacttttaaataataccCCCAAAAAGACACTAACAAGAGCAGGGGAGTCATgattcaaagggcagatctgcaaactcttctctttcccagcccagaggaggagttgtgattgagagagaaggacacagcccctctcagagggaagcaaaggcctctgagaggagagaaccgacctccaagggaaagctcagcactccctgggatcctacagcacagccgtgctcttctggggcagctcccaagcccagcagcacaggcaaagcagacagtcagatgtcctgaagatgggatgtcctaaaggcagagtcagctcattgctcagcagacaacgcccagcagacatctagagtgagggaccacaagagagcagcctgaaggcagcctagcccagggcttgcctgcagtttcctcccactccctgcccatgtctctgctgcctggagctgtccctgccaggagctggtgctctgcccacacctctcctccctgtccctgctcacagagcccatcccaccctcggtgtgctcagctctgccctgcagacccctcctggcagcagggcactgcccaggggcacctctgtgttggcaggtcttaaggGGAAGAGCAGATCAACCCTGAAGAGACCACAAAGGTGATGTGAATGCTTTGggtaggcagaggaaagggtgaagtggCTATATCAGGTGCCTTGAAAACCCTGTTCATCACTCACTGTAATTCTAGAGGTGTTTCATTCTTGTGCAATCTTGACAGCTTCATTACCATTTTCACCTACCATCACAGCAAGAAATATAA
This window contains:
- the LOC129196948 gene encoding olfactory receptor 14A16-like, coding for MSNSSSITEFLLLAFADTRELQLLHFWLFLGIYLAALLGNGLIITAIACDHHFHTPMYFFLLNLSILDLGTISITVPKVMANSLWDNRSISYAGCAAQVFLFFFLLGAEYALLTVMAYDRYIAICQPLHYGTLLGSRACVHMAAAAWGTGFLYAVLHMANTFSIPLCHGNTVEQFFCDIPQILKLSCSDAYLREVGLLILSCFLGFGCFVFIVLSYVQIFRAVLRMPSEQGRHKAFSMCLPHLAVVSLLVSTGIFSYLKPPSISSPSLDLVVAVLYSVVPPAVNPLIYSMRNQEIIDALWKLFEYNLLQIKKTPIIPPGLPLYFRKSQE